The following are encoded in a window of Drosophila simulans strain w501 chromosome 3L, Prin_Dsim_3.1, whole genome shotgun sequence genomic DNA:
- the LOC6738312 gene encoding probable tRNA N6-adenosine threonylcarbamoyltransferase, giving the protein MVCALGIEGSANKIGIGIIRDGKVLANVRKTYITPPGEGFLPKETAKHHREAILGLVKSSLKEAQLKPSDLDVICYTKGPGMAPPLLVGAIVARTLSLLWDIPLLGVNHCIGHIEMGRLITGAQNPIVLYVSGGNTQVIAYSNKRYRIFGETIDIAVGNCLDRFARIIKLSNDPSPGYNIEQLAKSSNRYIKLPYVVKGMDVSFSGILSYIEDLAEPGKRQNKRKRAQEEEANDYSQADLCYSLQETIFAMLVEITERAMAHCGSNEVLIVGGVGCNERLQEMMCIMCEERGGKLFATDERYCIDNGLMIAHAGAEMFRSGTRMPFEEAFVTQRFRTDEVLVSWRDD; this is encoded by the exons GATGGTAAAGTACTGGCGAACGTACGCAAAACTTACATTACCCCACCAGGAGAAG GTTTCCTTCCCAAGGAAACGGCCAAACATCACAGAGAAGCCATCCTGGGCTTGGTGAAATCCAGTCTAAAGGAAGCCCAATTGAAACCCTCTGATCTAGATGTTATTTGTTACACAAAAGGCCCAGGAATGGCTCCTCCTCTGCTGGTTGGCGCCATTGTGGCTCGCACTTTGTCGCTCTTGTGGGATATTCCGCTGCTGGGCGTAAATCACTGCATTGGACACATCGAGATGGGTCGCCTGATCACCGGTGCCCAGAATCCCATAGTTCTCTATGTGAGCGGTGGAAACACACAGGTTATTGCCTACTCCAATAAGCGATATCGCATCTTTGGCGAAACTATAGACATTGCAGTGGGCAATTGCCTGGATCGATTCGCCCGCATCATCAAGCTGTCCAACGATCCTAGTCCGGGCTACAACATCGAGCAGTTGGCCAAGTCGAGCAATCGTTATATTAAACTCCCCTATGTGGTTAAAGGCATGGATGTCAGCTTCTCGGGTATTTTGTCCTACATCGAGGACCTGGCAGAGCCGGGCAAGAGgcaaaataagagaaaaagGGCACAGGAGGAAGAGGCCAATGATTACAGCCAAGCCGATCTTTGCTATTCGCTGCAGGAGACCATCTTCGCCATGTTGGTGGAGATCACAGAGCGCGCCATGGCCCACTGCGGCTCAAATGAG GTCCTCATAGTTGGAGGTGTGGGTTGCAATGAGCGACTTCAGGAGATGATGTGCATTATGTGCGAGGAACGCGGAGGCAAACTCTTTGCCACTGATGAACGTTACTGCATAGACAACGGACTAATGATTGCTCATGCTGGTGCAGAAATGTTCCGCTCCGGCACTAGGATGCCCTTTGAGGAAGCTTTTGTGACTCAGCGATTCCGCACGGACGAAGTGCTGGTCAGCTGGCGGGATGACTAA
- the LOC6738313 gene encoding fat body protein 2 isoform X1 encodes MKPQGIPPTTTRISQTKMSFRGKNAVVTGGAGGIGLQVSKQLLAAGAAKVAIIDLQDNLEEFVKLRAAHPTQSVMIVKMDVANKKGVEATYEEIAKTFGNIDIVVNVAGIFNDKDVQRTLLVNLGGIINSTLSALPYMGKDNGGKGGIVVNMSSVVGLDPMFIIPVYGATKAGIINFTRCLANEKYYQRSGIKFVTVCPGATMTDMFTNFTEKIIFPETSDETYRILDRLNKQSAADVSRCILNVLEKDKNGAVYVIEGKRVYPLEMKPQWTGKEQAL; translated from the exons ATGAAGCCACAAGGAATACCACCGACTACTACACGAATTAGCCAGACCAAGATGTCCTTTCGCGGCAAGAATGCAGTGGTGACCGGTGGAGCTGGAGGCATTGGACTGCAGGtgtccaagcagctcctggcCGCTGGAGCAGCG AAGGTGGCCATCATTGATTTGCAGGATAACCTGGAGGAGTTTGTGAAACTTAGGGCCGCTCATCCCACCCAAAGCGTAATGATCGTCAAGATGGATGTGGCGAACAAGAAGGGTGTGGAAGCCACCTATGAGGAGATAGCCAAGACCTTTGGCAATATCGATATTGTGGTCAATGTAGCAGGGATTTTCAACGACAAGGATGTGCAGAGGACTCTGTTGGTAAATCTCGGTGGAATCATCAATTCCACACTGAGCGCATTGCCCTACATGGGCAAGGATAATGGCGGCAAAGGCGGCATTGTGGTTAACATGAGCTCGGTGGTGGGTCTGGATCCAATGTTCATCATTCCCGTTTACGGAGCCACCAAGGCTGGCATCATCAACTTCACCCGCTGCTTGGCG AACGAAAAGTACTATCAACGTTCGGGCATCAAGTTTGTGACTGTTTGTCCAGGAGCTACAATGACGGACATGTTCACTAACTTTACGGAGAAGATCATCTTCCCGGAAACGAGCGACGAGACCTATAGGATCCTGGATAGGTTGAACAAGCAGAGTGCCGCTGATGTCTCTCGCTGCATTCTGAATGTCCTGGAGAAGGACAAGAATGGAGCTGTCTATGTCATCGAGGGTAAGCGCGTTTACCCTTTGGAAATGAAGCCCCAGTGGACGGGCAAGGAACAGGCCCTCTAA
- the LOC6738313 gene encoding fat body protein 2 isoform X2: MKPQGIPPTTTRISQTKMSFRGKNAVVTGGAGGIGLQVSKQLLAAGAAVAIIDLQDNLEEFVKLRAAHPTQSVMIVKMDVANKKGVEATYEEIAKTFGNIDIVVNVAGIFNDKDVQRTLLVNLGGIINSTLSALPYMGKDNGGKGGIVVNMSSVVGLDPMFIIPVYGATKAGIINFTRCLANEKYYQRSGIKFVTVCPGATMTDMFTNFTEKIIFPETSDETYRILDRLNKQSAADVSRCILNVLEKDKNGAVYVIEGKRVYPLEMKPQWTGKEQAL; encoded by the exons ATGAAGCCACAAGGAATACCACCGACTACTACACGAATTAGCCAGACCAAGATGTCCTTTCGCGGCAAGAATGCAGTGGTGACCGGTGGAGCTGGAGGCATTGGACTGCAGGtgtccaagcagctcctggcCGCTGGAGCAGCG GTGGCCATCATTGATTTGCAGGATAACCTGGAGGAGTTTGTGAAACTTAGGGCCGCTCATCCCACCCAAAGCGTAATGATCGTCAAGATGGATGTGGCGAACAAGAAGGGTGTGGAAGCCACCTATGAGGAGATAGCCAAGACCTTTGGCAATATCGATATTGTGGTCAATGTAGCAGGGATTTTCAACGACAAGGATGTGCAGAGGACTCTGTTGGTAAATCTCGGTGGAATCATCAATTCCACACTGAGCGCATTGCCCTACATGGGCAAGGATAATGGCGGCAAAGGCGGCATTGTGGTTAACATGAGCTCGGTGGTGGGTCTGGATCCAATGTTCATCATTCCCGTTTACGGAGCCACCAAGGCTGGCATCATCAACTTCACCCGCTGCTTGGCG AACGAAAAGTACTATCAACGTTCGGGCATCAAGTTTGTGACTGTTTGTCCAGGAGCTACAATGACGGACATGTTCACTAACTTTACGGAGAAGATCATCTTCCCGGAAACGAGCGACGAGACCTATAGGATCCTGGATAGGTTGAACAAGCAGAGTGCCGCTGATGTCTCTCGCTGCATTCTGAATGTCCTGGAGAAGGACAAGAATGGAGCTGTCTATGTCATCGAGGGTAAGCGCGTTTACCCTTTGGAAATGAAGCCCCAGTGGACGGGCAAGGAACAGGCCCTCTAA
- the LOC6738314 gene encoding tubulin polymerization-promoting protein homolog has product MSDAAAANGSPSPAPTPEVPATELAQLALEDEPKISFSDQFKAFSKFGDSKSDGKLITLSQSDKWMKQAKVIDKKITTTDTGIHFKKFKAMKISLSDYNKFLDDLAKTKKVELSEIKQKLASCGAPGVVSVSAGKAAAAVDRLTDTSKYTGSHKERFDASGKGKGIAGRRNVVDGSGYVSGYQHKDTYDNAH; this is encoded by the exons ATGTCCGACGCAGCCGCAGCTAATGGAAGCCCCTCGCCAGCTCCAACTCCTGAGGTGCCCGCTACCGAGTTGGCCCAATTGGCGCTGGAGGATGAGCCCAAGATTAGCTTTTCGGATCAGTTCAAGGCCTTCTCCAAGTTCGGGGACTCCAAGTCCGATGGCAAGCTGATCACGCTGTCGCAGAGTGACAAGTGGATGAAACAGGCCAAGGTCATCGACAAGAAGATCACCACCACGGATACGGGCATCCACTTCAAGAAGTTCAAGGCCATGAAGATCTCGCTCAGCGACTACAACAAATTCCTGGACGATTTGGCCAAGACGAAAAAGGTGGAGCTGTCGGAGATCAAGCAAAAATTGGCCAGCTGCGGAGCTCCAGGAGTTGTGTCCGTTTCG GCTGGAAAAGCCGCAGCTGCCGTGGATCGATTGACGGATACGAGCAAGTACACAGGTTCCCACAAGGAACGCTTCGATGCCTCCGGAAAGGGCAAGGGAATCGCCGGCAGACGGAACGTGGTCGATGGATCCGGATATGTGAGTGGCTACCAGCACAAGGACACCTACGACAATGCCCACTAG
- the LOC6738316 gene encoding E3 ubiquitin-protein ligase Arkadia, giving the protein MKYPLLLLGSLSLAHGLALYYPYAYTAEGSAVFTPTQRQYIAKDELGQYSYGYSEPLSSKQETRTLDGITQGYYSYRDAAGKLQTVNYVADNEGFHVAATNLPKAKVPQESLEFSPRSASHPVEHHVEHHAEVSHPVVQHPIGHHPVEVPHHHTVVESGRSAHPDGHHPVEHHDHSVSVVQHPGGHHSVEVPHHHTVVESGRSAHPDGHHPVEHQDHSVSVVQHPGGHHPAEVPHPHTVVESGRSAHPDGHHPVEHHEHPVPVAQHPLGHHPVEVPHHHTVVESGRSAHPEGHHPIEHHEHAVSGADPSGSHGGHSQLPHPVADTAEVAAAKSLHLQRVHDEGVRNQVLAKIPVAVARSHHIVVPAPVYGYTIPRYYTPGFYY; this is encoded by the coding sequence ATGAAGTATCCACTTCTGTTGTTAGGAAGCCTCAGTTTGGCCCACGGACTGGCCTTGTACTATCCCTATGCGTACACTGCCGAGGGATCCGCCGTGTTCACGCCCACCCAGCGCCAGTATATCGCCAAGGATGAGTTAGGTCAGTACTCCTATGGCTATTCGGAACCCTTGTCCAGCAAACAGGAGACCCGCACCCTTGACGGAATCACCCAAGGATACTATAGTTACCGGGATGCGGCTGGAAAACTCCAGACGGTTAACTATGTGGCCGACAACGAAGGTTTCCATGTGGCAGCCACTAATCTGCCAAAGGCCAAAGTTCCCCAGGAGTCGCTTGAATTTAGTCCCAGGAGCGCGTCGCATCCGGTAGAACATCATGTCGAGCATCACGCGGAGGTGTCGCATCCTGTAGTTCAGCATCCTATTGGCCACCATCCCGTTGAAGTTCCACATCATCACACTGTTGTTGAAAGCGGACGAAGTGCCCATCCAGATGGACACCATCCCGTCGAGCACCACGATCACTCCGTTTCTGTTGTCCAGCAtcctggtggccaccattccGTTGAGGTTCCACATCATCACACTGTTGTTGAAAGCGGGCGAAGTGCCCATCCAGATGGACACCATCCCGTCGAGCACCAAGATCACTCCGTTTCTGTTGTCCAGCATCCTGGTGGCCACCATCCCGCTGAGGTCCCTCATCCTCACACTGTTGTCGAGAGCGGCCGAAGTGCTCACCCAGATGGACATCATCCCGTCGAGCACCACGAGCACCCTGTTCCTGTAGCCCAGCATCCTCTTGGTCACCATCCCGTTGAGGTTCCTCATCATCACACTGTCGTTGAGAGCGGCCGAAGTGCTCATCCAGAGGGACACCATCCCATCGAGCACCACGAGCACGCGGTTTCTGGCGCAGACCCATCCGGTTCCCATGGTGGCCACTCCCAATTGCCTCATCCCGTTGCTGATACCGCTGAAGTGGCTGCGGCCAAGTCCCTTCATCTTCAACGCGTCCACGATGAAGGCGTGCGCAACCAGGTGCTGGCCAAGATTCCAGTTGCCGTGGCTCGCAGCCACCATATCGTGGTTCCTGCTCCAGTCTACGGCTACACCATTCCCAGGTACTACACCCCCGGATTCTACTACTGA
- the LOC6738317 gene encoding cuticle protein 6: MYFLNLCLICTTIGLAVGLPTLEYGAPPTSDTISQYHHQDEHGQYAYGYMAPLYSKHETRTVDGVIRGTFSHVDANGETQTVDYVADAEGFHVTSNLPNQQANQETPEVAALRAQHLEAHNQAKLRLAGDYSVGPQPVQDTPEVAAAKVAFFKRFEAEKLRNKLLAEKKVLVIANPTPIAVRSQPIYVYQPTTGFVYNYHTKTQDQVPSRNYLPVA; this comes from the coding sequence ATGTACTTCCTTAATCTTTGCCTGATTTGTACCACCATCGGTTTGGCCGTCGGTTTACCAACCTTGGAGTACGGAGCCCCACCAACTTCGGATACGATCAGTCAGTATCATCACCAGGATGAGCATGGCCAGTACGCCTATGGTTACATGGCACCACTGTATTCCAAGCACGAGACCCGCACCGTGGATGGTGTGATCCGGGGTACCTTCTCCCACGTTGATGCCAATGGCGAAACCCAGACCGTCGACTATGTGGCCGATGCCGAGGGCTTCCATGTAACCTCCAATCTGCCCAATCAGCAGGCCAATCAGGAAACCCCTGAAGTGGCTGCCCTGCGAGCACAGCATCTGGAGGCCCATAACCAGGCCAAATTGAGGTTGGCCGGAGACTACTCCGTTGGTCCACAGCCTGTGCAGGACACACCCGAGGTGGCCGCCGCTAAGGTTGCATTCTTCAAGCGTTTCGAAGCCGAGAAGCTGCGCAACAAGTTGCTCGCCGAGAAGAAAGTTCTGGTGATAGCGAATCCAACTCCCATCGCTGTTCGTTCCCAGCCGATATATGTCTACCAGCCCACCACAGGATTCGTTTACAACTATCACACCAAGACGCAGGACCAAGTTCCCTCCAGGAACTACCTGCCAGTGGCCTAA
- the LOC6738318 gene encoding trichohyalin, producing the protein MHCFTWTILGGLLALTSAAGLPQRPSSGYQEQDTARAFYSYGYRDENAARAEYSSRDGTSRGFYSYVDADGKLQTVRYEANGVQGFKAEASNQPQAPVDEGKAPLPVTDTEEVQQARLTHLNALREAREKALATSLREEADRRQQEQNRNNNNEDQQSGEQSLTDEDAAILERVRAELSAMLADRQRELSLPRNRDDREQRGEQEIRQDQRKELRQDLRQEQRQDQREDRRQDQREDRRQDQREDRRQDQREDLRQDQREDRRQSQREDRRQDQREERREDRREDRRQDLRIDQESRQELRQDLRQDLRQDLRQDLRQDLRQDLRQDQSRNQESLRDSSQIRENARQISSDRDGDDLRLRTVYSLADLSSSSYLKLGDLASAEKLLEDRLDNSDLRVPIGAYYTLVSPNTKYSVTTPTELRTLRPVALSRSLLVSKRN; encoded by the coding sequence ATGCACTGCTTCACCTGGACGATTCTGGGCGGCCTGTTGGCCCTTACCTCAGCTGCAGGCTTGCCCCAAAGGCCGAGCAGTGGTTACCAGGAGCAAGATACGGCCAGAGCTTTCTACTCCTATGGCTACAGGGATGAGAATGCTGCTAGGGCTGAGTACTCCTCCCGAGATGGCACCTCCCGGGGATTCTACTCCTATGTGGATGCCGATGGAAAACTACAAACGGTTCGCTATGAGGCCAATGGCGTTCAGGGCTTCAAGGCCGAGGCGAGTAACCAACCCCAAGCACCCGTGGACGAGGGAAAGGCACCATTGCCGGTAACCGATACGGAGGAGGTGCAGCAGGCTCGTCTAACCCACCTGAATGCTCTAAGGGAAGCTAGGGAGAAAGCTTTAGCCACCAGTTTGCGTGAGGAGGCGGACAGaaggcagcaggagcagaacagaaacaacaacaacgaggaTCAGCAGTCAGGGGAGCAGAGTCTGACCGATGAGGATGCGGCGATCTTGGAGAGAGTTCGAGCCGAGCTATCAGCCATGTTGGCCGATCGTCAGCGAGAGCTTAGTCTGCCTAGGAACAGGGATGACCGGGAGCAGCGAGGGGAACAGGAAATCCGACAGGATCAGAGGAAGGAACTGAGACAAGATCTGAGACAGGAGCAGAGGCAGGATCAGCGAGAAGATCGACGACAAGATCAGCGAGAAGATCGACGACAAGATCAGCGAGAAGATCGACGACAAGATCAGCGAGAAGATCTACGACAAGATCAGCGAGAAGATCGACGACAAAGTCAGCGAGAAGATCGGCGACAGGATCAGCGAGAGGAGAGACGAGAGGATCGGCGAGAAGATCGCCGTCAGGACCTAAGAATTGACCAAGAATCCCGCCAAGAACTGCGTCAAGATCTGCGTCAAGACCTGCGTCAAGATCTGCGTCAGGATCTGCGTCAGGATCTGCGTCAAGATCTGCGTCAAGATCAATCCCGTAACCAAGAATCATTGCGAGACTCGAGCCAAATCCGAGAGAATGCTCGTCAGATCTCATCTGATCGCGATGGCGATGATCTGCGCCTGCGCACCGTCTACTCCTTGGCTGATCTAAGCTCCAGCAGTTATCTGAAACTCGGCGACTTGGCCAGTGCCGAGAAACTGCTCGAGGATCGTTTGGACAACAGTGATCTCCGTGTGCCAATCGGTGCCTACTACACCCTGGTATCCCCCAACACCAAGTACAGTGTGACCACGCCCACCGAGCTGCGAACCCTGCGCCCAGTGGCCCTTAGTCGAAGTTTGTTGGTGAGCAAACGCAATTGA
- the LOC6738319 gene encoding alcohol dehydrogenase 1: protein MDLAGKNVVYLGGFGGIGQKCVQELLRRPIKALAIFDLNANEELLAEWKSQHPDTDIFYHKLDITQKSDIDAAYKATAERFGHFDVVVNGSGLMNDRLVELTIQINLLGVINSTLTALEYMDMAKGGKGGLIVNISSVAGLQPTAIMAIYSAAKTGVTTFTRAMANPFFYAHSGVGFITICPGFTDTGLLEDIGNKTTFTYDTPMLAMFNRVKRQKAEDCARNLVSAIETSKNGAVLMLEMGETTEVDMPVMWKPQLDN, encoded by the exons ATGGACTTAGCCGGCAAAAATGTAGTTTACCTTGGCGGATTCGGCGGCATAGGCCAAAAATGTGTGCAAGAACTGCTCCGGAGACCAATAAAG GCTCTGGCCATTTTCGATCTGAATGCTAATGAGGAGCTCTTGGCTGAGTGGAAAAGCCAGCATCCCGATACGGACATCTTCTACCACAAGCTGGACATAACCCAGAAATCGGATATAGACGCGGCCTACAAGGCGACCGCTGAGAGATTCGGACACTTCGATGTGGTGGTCAATGGCAGTGGACTGATGAACGATCGCCTGGTCGAGCTCACCATTCAAATTAATCTG CTGGGTGTTATCAACAGCACTTTGACCGCCTTGGAGTACATGGACATGGCCAAGGGCGGAAAGGGTGGTCTCATAGTGAATATATCCTCGGTGGCTGGACTGCAGCCCACAGCTATAATGGCCATTTACTCGGCGGCCAAGACAGGAGTTACCACATTCACCAGAGCCATGGCT AACCCCTTCTTTTACGCCCACTCTGGAGTAGGCTTCATTACCATCTGTCCCGGATTCACGGACACTGGCCTGCTGGAGGATATTGGCAACAAGACGACATTCACCTACGACACTCCCATGCTGGCCATGTTCAACCGGGTGAAGCGACAGAAGGCCGAGGATTGTGCCAGGAACCTGGTCTCAGCAATAGAGACGTCTAAAAATGGAGCTGTCCTCATGCTGGAGATGGGTGAGACGACGGAGGTGGACATGCCAGTCATGTGGAAGCCACAGTTGGATAATTAA
- the LOC6738320 gene encoding alcohol dehydrogenase 1 encodes MNCEMDLGGKNVVYFGGFGGIGKKCVQELLKKQIKGLAIFDLIVDDDLLAEWKKQNPDTEVFYHKVDITQKSDIDAAYKATAEKLGHFDVVVNGSGLLDDRLIELTIQINLVGVINSTLTALEYMDKSKGGKGGLIVNISSVAGLQPTPLMAIYSTSKTGVTTFTRAMASPIHYAHSGVGFITICPGFTNTGILKDIDKKTTFPFYETRMRTVFSKVKGQTVEVCARNIVHAIETAKNGAVLMLELGEIHELDIPNLWNPQLDDCVFVCLS; translated from the exons ATGAATTGCGAAATGGATTTGGGAGGAAAAAATGTGGTTTACTTTGGCGGATTCGGTGGCATAGGCAAAAAATGTGTGCAAGAACTGCTTAAGAAGCAAATAAAA GGTCTGGCCATTTTTGACTTGATTGTGGATGACGATCTGTTGGCTGAGTGGAAAAAGCAGAATCCCGATACGGAAGTTTTCTACCACAAAGTGGACATCACTCAGAAATCGGATATAGATGCTGCCTATAAGGCGACCGCAGAGAAACTTGGACACTTCGATGTGGTGGTCAACGGAAGTGGCCTTTTGGATGATCGCCTAATTGAACTGACCATACAAATTAATCTG gTGGGAGTAATCAATAGCACTTTGACCGCCTTGGAGTACATGGACAAGTCAAAAGGTGGTAAAGGTGGACTCATTGTGAACATTTCCTCTGTGGCTGGACTGCAGCCCACGCCTTTGATGGCCATATACTCCACTTCCAAAACAGGTGTCACCACATTTACCAGGGCCATGGCT AGTCCCATCCATTATGCTCACTCCGGTGTGGGCTTCATTACCATCTGTCCAGGCTTTACGAATACCGGCATCCTCAAGGATATTGATAAGAAAAccacatttccattttatgaGACTCGCATGCGGACCGTCTTCAGCAAGGTGAAAGGTCAGACGGTGGAGGTTTGCGCTCGGAATATAGTCCACGCCATCGAGACGGCCAAGAATGGAGCAGTTCTTATGCTGGAACTGGGTGAGATCCACGAACTGGATATACCGAACCTGTGGAATCCCCAGCTAGATGATTGCGTATTTGTCTGCTTGAGCTGA